Proteins encoded in a region of the Suricata suricatta isolate VVHF042 chromosome 10, meerkat_22Aug2017_6uvM2_HiC, whole genome shotgun sequence genome:
- the USP5 gene encoding ubiquitin carboxyl-terminal hydrolase 5 isoform X2 produces MHRTSSAHWTARLGVGALGTVGAAVCGGAAAGVMAELSEEALLSVLPTIRVPKAGDRVHKDECAFSFDTPESEGGLYICMNTFLGFGKQYVERHFSKTGQRVYLHLRRTRRPKEEDTTTGTGDPPRKKPTRLAIGVEGGFDLSEEKYEYDEDVKIVILPDYLEIARDGLGGLPDIVRDRVTSAVEALLSADSASRKQEVQAWDGEVRQVSKHAFNLKQLDNPARIPPCGWKCSKCDMRENLWLNLTDGSILCGRRYFDGSGGNNHAVEHYRETNYPLAVKLGTITPDGADVYSYDEDDMVLDPNLAEHLSHFGIDMLKMQKTDKTMTELEIDMNQRIGEWELIQESSVPLKPLFGPGYTGIRNLGNSCYLNSVVQVLFSIPDFQRKYVDKLEKIFQNAPTDPTQDFSTQVAKLGHGLLSGEYSKPAPESGDGEQVPEQKEVQDGIAPRMFKALIGKGHPEFSTNRQQDAQEFFLHLINMVERNCRSSENPNEVFRFLVEEKIKCLATEKVKYTQRVDYIMQLPVPMDAALNKEELLEYEEKKRQAEEEKLPLPELVRAQVPFSSCLEAYGAPEQVDDFWSTALQAKSVAVKTTRFASFPDYLVIQIKKFTFGLDWVPKKLDVSIEMPEELDISQLRGTGLQPGEEELPDIAPPLVTPDEPKAPMLDESVIIQLVEMGFPMDACRKAVYYTGNSGAEAAMNWVMSHMDDPDFANPLILPGSSGPGSTSAAADPPPEDCVSTIVSMGFSRDQALKALRATNNSLERAVDWIFSHIDDLDAEAAMDISEGRSAADSISESVPVGPKVRDGPGKYQLFAFISHMGTSTMCGHYVCHIKKEGRWVIYNDQKVCASEKPPKDLGYIYFYQRVAS; encoded by the exons ATGCACCGAACGAGTAGTGCTCATTGGACGGCCAGACTAGGGGTTGGGGCACTGGGAACGGTGGGAGCTGCTGTGTGTGGAGGAGCTGCTGCCGGTGTCATGGCGGAGCTGAGTGAGGAGGCGCTGCTGTCAGTATTACCGACGATCCGGGTTCCTAAGGCTGGAGACCGGGTCCACAAAGACGAGTGCGCCTTCTCCTTCGACACACCG GAGTCTGAGGGTGGCCTCTACATCTGTATGAACACATTCCTGGGCTTTGGGAAACAGTATGTGGAGAGACATTTCAGCAAGACGGGCCAACGAGTCTACCTGCACCTCCGGAGAACCCGGCGCCCG aaagaggaggacacTACTACAGGCACTGGAGACCCCCCCCGAAAGAAGCCCACCCGGCTGGCTATTG GTGTCGAAGGCGGGTTTGACCTCAGCGAGGAGAAGTATGAATACGATGAGGACGTGAAGATCGTTATTTTGCCAGATTACCTGGAGATTGCCAGGGACGGGCTCGGGGGACTGCCTGACATTGTCAGAGATCGG GTGACCAGTGCGGTGGAGGCCCTACTGTCGGCCGACTCGGCCTCCCGCAAGCAGGAGGTGCAGGCCTGGGACGGGGAAGTGCGGCAGGTGTCAAAGCATGCCTTCAACCTCAAGCAGCTGGACAACCCTGCTCGGATCCCTCCCTG CGGCTGGAAGTGTTCCAAGTGCGACATGAGAGAGAACCTGTGGCTCAACCTGACAGACGGCTCTATTCTCTGTGGCCGCCGCTACTTCGACGGCAGTGGGGGCAACAACCACGCCGTGGAGCACTATAGGGAGACAAACTACCCACTGGCCGTCAAGCTGGGCACCATCACGCCCGACGGAGCTG ATGTGTACTCCTACGATGAGGACGACATGGTCCTAGACCCCAACCTGGCCGAGCACCTGTCCCACTTTGGCATCGACATGCTGAAGATGCAGAAG ACGGACAAGACCATGACCGAGTTGGAGATAGACATGAACCAGCGAATTGGTGAATGGGAGCTGATCCAAGAGTCGAGTGTACCCCTGAAGCCCCTGTTTGGGCCTGGCTACACGGGCATCCGGAACCTGGGTAACAGCTGCTACCTCAACTCGGTGGTCCAGGTCCTCTTCAGCATCCCCGACTTCCAGAGGAA GTATGTGGACAAGCTGGAGAAGATCTTCCAGAATGCCCCGACCGACCCCACCCAGGACTTCAGCACGCAGGT GGCCAAACTGGGCCATGGCCTTCTCTCAGGAGAATATTCCAAGCCAGCACCAGAGTCGGGCGATGGCGAGCAGGTGCCAGAACAGAAA GAAGTTCAAGATGGCATTGCCCCTCGGATGTTCAAGGCCCTCATTGGCAAGGGTCACCCCGAGTTCTCCACCAACCGGCAGCAGGATGCCCAGGAGTTCTTTCTTCACCTCATCAACATGGTGGAG AGGAATTGCCGGAGCTCTGAAAATCCTAACGAAGTGTTCCGCTTCTTGGTGGAGGAAAAGATCAAGTGCCTGGCCACAGAGAAGGTGAAGTACACCCAGCGAGTGGACTACATCATGCAGCTGCCAGTGCCCATGGATGCGGCCCTTAACAAAG AGGAGCTGCTGGAGTATGAGGAGAAGAAGCGGCAAGCCGAGGAGGAGAAGCTGCCCCTGCCAGAGCTGGTTCGggcccaggtgcccttcagctCCTGCCTGGAGGCCTACGGGGCCCCCGAGCAGGTGGACGACTTCTGGAGCACCGCCCTGCAGGCCAAGTCGGTAGCCGTCAA GACCACACGATTTGCCTCTTTCCCTGACTACCTGGTCATCCAGATCAAGAAGTTCACCTTCGGCTTAGACTGGGTGCCCAAGAAGCTGG ATGTGTCCATCGAGATGCCAGAGGAGCTAGACATCTCCCAGTTGAGGGGTACAGGGCTGCAGCCTGGAGAGGAGGAGCTGCCTGACATTGCCCCACCCCTGGTCACTCCGGATGAGCCCAAAG CACCCATGTTGGATGAATCCGTCATCATCCAGCTGGTGGAGATGGGCTTCCCTATGGACGCCTGCCGCAAAGCTGTCTACTACACGGGCAACAGTGGGGCTGAGGCTGCCATGAACTGGGTCATGTCACACATGGATGATCCAG ATTTTGCAAACCCCCTCATCCTGCCCGGCTCCAGTGGGCCTGGCTCCACAAGTGCAGCAGCCGACCCCCCGCCTGAGGACTGCGTCAGCACCATCGTCTCCATGGGCTTCTCCCGGGACCAGGCCCTGAAAGCTCTTCGGGCCACG AACAATAGTTTAGAAAGGGCTGTGGACTGGATCTTCAGTCACATTGATGACCTGGATGCAGAAGCCGCCATGGACATCTCAGAGGGCCGCTCGGCTGCTGACTCCATCTCCGAGTCTGTGCCAGTGGGACCTAAAGTCCGGGATGGCCCTGGAA AGTATCAGCTCTTTGCCTTCATCAGCCACATGGGCACCTCCACCATGTGTGGTCACTATGTCTGCCACATCAAGAAGGAAGGCAG aTGGGTGATCTACAATGACCAGAAAGTGTGTGCCTCTGAGAAGCCGCCCAAGGACCTGGGCTACATCTATTTCTACCAGAGAGTGGCCAGCTAA
- the SPSB2 gene encoding SPRY domain-containing SOCS box protein 2, protein MGQTALAGGSSSTPSPQTLYPDLSCPEGLEELLSAPPPDLGAQQRHGWNPKDCSENIEVKEGGLCFERRPVAQSTDGARGKKGYSRGLHAWEITWPREQRGTHAVVGVATALAPLQADHYAALLGSNSESWGWDIGRGKLYHQSKGFGAPQYPARPQGEQLEVPERLLVVLDMEEGTLGYAIGGTYLGPAFRGLKGRTLYPAVSAVWGQCQVRISYLGGRRAEPHSLLHLSRLCVRHALGDTRLGQVSALPLPPAMKRYLLYQ, encoded by the exons ATGGGCCAGACGGCCCTGGCAGGGGGCAGCAgtagcaccccctccccacagacCTTGTACCCTGACCTCTCCTGTCCCGAGGGTTTGGAGGAGCTGCTGTCTGCTCCCCCTCCTGATCTGGGAGCCCAACAGCGCCACGGCTGGAACCCCAAGGACTGCTCTGAGAACATCGAGGTCAAGGAAGGGGGGTTATGCTTTGAGCGGCGGCCCGTGGCCCAGAGCACTGATGGGGCCCGGGGTAAGAAGGGTTACTCGAGGGGCCTTCACGCCTGGGAGATCACCTGGCCCCGGGAGCAGAGGGGTACCCACGCCGTGGTGGGCGTAGCCACGGCCCTCGCCCCGCTGCAGGCTGACCACTATGCGGCGCTGCTGGGCAGCAACAGCGAGTCGTGGGGCTGGGACATTGGTCGGGGGAAGCTGTACCATCAGAGCAAGGGGTTCGGGGCCCCCCAATATCCAGCCAGACCTCAGGGTGAGCAGCTGGAGGTGCCGGAGAGGCTGCTGGTGGTTctggacatggaggagggaactCTGGGCTACGCTATTGGGGGCACCTACCTGGGGCCAGCCTTCCGAGGACTGAAGGGCAGGACCCTCTATCCGGCAGTAAGCGCTGTCTGGGGCCAGTGCCAGGTCCGCATCAGCTACCTGGGCGGAAGGAGAG cgGAGCCACACTCCCTTCTGCACCTGAGCCGCCTGTGCGTGCGCCACGCCCTGGGGGATACCCGGCTGGGCCAGGTATCTGCTCTGCCCTTGCCCCCTGCCATGAAGCGCTACCTGCTCTACCAGTGA
- the TPI1 gene encoding triosephosphate isomerase — protein sequence MAEGGEKAEFCLTALYISGQWQRLRGETDLQCVSSSDMAPSRKFFVGGNWKMNGRKKNLGELITTLNAAKVPADTEVVCAPPTAYIDFARQKLDSKIAVAAQNCYKVTNGAFTGEISPGMIKDCGATWVVLGHSERRHVFGESDELIGQKVAHALAEGLGVIACIGEKLDEREAGITEKVVFEQTKVIADNVKDWSKVVLAYEPVWAIGTGKTATPQQAQEVHEKLRGWLKSNISDAVAQSTRIIYGGSVTGATCKELASQPDVDGFLVGGASLKPEFVDIINAKQ from the exons ATGGCCGAGGGCGGGGAGAAGGCGGAGTTCTGCCTCACGGCCCTCTATATAAGCGGGCAGTGGCAGCGGCTGCGCGGTGAAACTGACCTTCAGTGTGTCAGTTCCAGCGACATGGCGCCCTCCAGGAAGTTCTTCGTTGGGGGGAACTGGAAGATGAATGGGCGGAAGAAGAACCTGGGGGAACTCATCACCACCCTGAATGCGGCCAAGGTGCCGGCCGACACCG AAGTGGTTTGTGCACCCCCCACCGCCTACATCGACTTTGCCCGGCAGAAGCTAGATTCCAAGATTGCTGTGGCTGCGCAGAACTGCTACAAAGTGACTAACGGAGCCTTTACTGGGGAGATCAG CCCTGGCATGATCAAAGACTGTGGAGCCACGTGGGTAGTCCTGGGGCACTCAGAAAGAAGGCATGTCTTCGGGGAGTCAGATGAG CTGATTGGACAGAAAGTGGCCCACGCCTTGGCGGAGGGACTTGGAGTAATTGCCTGCATTGGGGAGAAGCTAGATGAGAGGGAAGCTGGCATCACTGAGAAGGTCGTTTTCGAGCAAACCAAGGTCATCGCAG ATAATGTGAAAGACTGGAGCAAGGTTGTCCTGGCCTATGAGCCTGTATGGGCCATTGGTACTGGCAAGACTGCAACACCCCAACAG GCCCAGGAAGTACATGAAAAGCTCCGAGGATGGCTTAAGTCCAACATCTCTGATGCTGTGGCTCAGAGCACCCGTATCATCTACGGAG GTTCTGTGACCGGGGCAACCTGCAAGGAGCTGGCAAGCCAGCCTGATGTGGATGGCTTCCTCGTGGGCGGGGCTTCCCTCAAGCCTGAGTTTGTGGATATCATCAATGCCAAACAATAA
- the USP5 gene encoding ubiquitin carboxyl-terminal hydrolase 5 isoform X1: MHRTSSAHWTARLGVGALGTVGAAVCGGAAAGVMAELSEEALLSVLPTIRVPKAGDRVHKDECAFSFDTPESEGGLYICMNTFLGFGKQYVERHFSKTGQRVYLHLRRTRRPKEEDTTTGTGDPPRKKPTRLAIGVEGGFDLSEEKYEYDEDVKIVILPDYLEIARDGLGGLPDIVRDRVTSAVEALLSADSASRKQEVQAWDGEVRQVSKHAFNLKQLDNPARIPPCGWKCSKCDMRENLWLNLTDGSILCGRRYFDGSGGNNHAVEHYRETNYPLAVKLGTITPDGADVYSYDEDDMVLDPNLAEHLSHFGIDMLKMQKTDKTMTELEIDMNQRIGEWELIQESSVPLKPLFGPGYTGIRNLGNSCYLNSVVQVLFSIPDFQRKYVDKLEKIFQNAPTDPTQDFSTQVAKLGHGLLSGEYSKPAPESGDGEQVPEQKEVQDGIAPRMFKALIGKGHPEFSTNRQQDAQEFFLHLINMVERNCRSSENPNEVFRFLVEEKIKCLATEKVKYTQRVDYIMQLPVPMDAALNKEELLEYEEKKRQAEEEKLPLPELVRAQVPFSSCLEAYGAPEQVDDFWSTALQAKSVAVKTTRFASFPDYLVIQIKKFTFGLDWVPKKLDVSIEMPEELDISQLRGTGLQPGEEELPDIAPPLVTPDEPKGSLGFYGNEDEDSFCSPHFSSPTSPMLDESVIIQLVEMGFPMDACRKAVYYTGNSGAEAAMNWVMSHMDDPDFANPLILPGSSGPGSTSAAADPPPEDCVSTIVSMGFSRDQALKALRATNNSLERAVDWIFSHIDDLDAEAAMDISEGRSAADSISESVPVGPKVRDGPGKYQLFAFISHMGTSTMCGHYVCHIKKEGRWVIYNDQKVCASEKPPKDLGYIYFYQRVAS, translated from the exons ATGCACCGAACGAGTAGTGCTCATTGGACGGCCAGACTAGGGGTTGGGGCACTGGGAACGGTGGGAGCTGCTGTGTGTGGAGGAGCTGCTGCCGGTGTCATGGCGGAGCTGAGTGAGGAGGCGCTGCTGTCAGTATTACCGACGATCCGGGTTCCTAAGGCTGGAGACCGGGTCCACAAAGACGAGTGCGCCTTCTCCTTCGACACACCG GAGTCTGAGGGTGGCCTCTACATCTGTATGAACACATTCCTGGGCTTTGGGAAACAGTATGTGGAGAGACATTTCAGCAAGACGGGCCAACGAGTCTACCTGCACCTCCGGAGAACCCGGCGCCCG aaagaggaggacacTACTACAGGCACTGGAGACCCCCCCCGAAAGAAGCCCACCCGGCTGGCTATTG GTGTCGAAGGCGGGTTTGACCTCAGCGAGGAGAAGTATGAATACGATGAGGACGTGAAGATCGTTATTTTGCCAGATTACCTGGAGATTGCCAGGGACGGGCTCGGGGGACTGCCTGACATTGTCAGAGATCGG GTGACCAGTGCGGTGGAGGCCCTACTGTCGGCCGACTCGGCCTCCCGCAAGCAGGAGGTGCAGGCCTGGGACGGGGAAGTGCGGCAGGTGTCAAAGCATGCCTTCAACCTCAAGCAGCTGGACAACCCTGCTCGGATCCCTCCCTG CGGCTGGAAGTGTTCCAAGTGCGACATGAGAGAGAACCTGTGGCTCAACCTGACAGACGGCTCTATTCTCTGTGGCCGCCGCTACTTCGACGGCAGTGGGGGCAACAACCACGCCGTGGAGCACTATAGGGAGACAAACTACCCACTGGCCGTCAAGCTGGGCACCATCACGCCCGACGGAGCTG ATGTGTACTCCTACGATGAGGACGACATGGTCCTAGACCCCAACCTGGCCGAGCACCTGTCCCACTTTGGCATCGACATGCTGAAGATGCAGAAG ACGGACAAGACCATGACCGAGTTGGAGATAGACATGAACCAGCGAATTGGTGAATGGGAGCTGATCCAAGAGTCGAGTGTACCCCTGAAGCCCCTGTTTGGGCCTGGCTACACGGGCATCCGGAACCTGGGTAACAGCTGCTACCTCAACTCGGTGGTCCAGGTCCTCTTCAGCATCCCCGACTTCCAGAGGAA GTATGTGGACAAGCTGGAGAAGATCTTCCAGAATGCCCCGACCGACCCCACCCAGGACTTCAGCACGCAGGT GGCCAAACTGGGCCATGGCCTTCTCTCAGGAGAATATTCCAAGCCAGCACCAGAGTCGGGCGATGGCGAGCAGGTGCCAGAACAGAAA GAAGTTCAAGATGGCATTGCCCCTCGGATGTTCAAGGCCCTCATTGGCAAGGGTCACCCCGAGTTCTCCACCAACCGGCAGCAGGATGCCCAGGAGTTCTTTCTTCACCTCATCAACATGGTGGAG AGGAATTGCCGGAGCTCTGAAAATCCTAACGAAGTGTTCCGCTTCTTGGTGGAGGAAAAGATCAAGTGCCTGGCCACAGAGAAGGTGAAGTACACCCAGCGAGTGGACTACATCATGCAGCTGCCAGTGCCCATGGATGCGGCCCTTAACAAAG AGGAGCTGCTGGAGTATGAGGAGAAGAAGCGGCAAGCCGAGGAGGAGAAGCTGCCCCTGCCAGAGCTGGTTCGggcccaggtgcccttcagctCCTGCCTGGAGGCCTACGGGGCCCCCGAGCAGGTGGACGACTTCTGGAGCACCGCCCTGCAGGCCAAGTCGGTAGCCGTCAA GACCACACGATTTGCCTCTTTCCCTGACTACCTGGTCATCCAGATCAAGAAGTTCACCTTCGGCTTAGACTGGGTGCCCAAGAAGCTGG ATGTGTCCATCGAGATGCCAGAGGAGCTAGACATCTCCCAGTTGAGGGGTACAGGGCTGCAGCCTGGAGAGGAGGAGCTGCCTGACATTGCCCCACCCCTGGTCACTCCGGATGAGCCCAAAGGTAGCCTTGGTTTCTATGGCAACGAAGACGAAGACTCCTTCTGCTCCCCTCACTTCTCCTCTCCGACAT CACCCATGTTGGATGAATCCGTCATCATCCAGCTGGTGGAGATGGGCTTCCCTATGGACGCCTGCCGCAAAGCTGTCTACTACACGGGCAACAGTGGGGCTGAGGCTGCCATGAACTGGGTCATGTCACACATGGATGATCCAG ATTTTGCAAACCCCCTCATCCTGCCCGGCTCCAGTGGGCCTGGCTCCACAAGTGCAGCAGCCGACCCCCCGCCTGAGGACTGCGTCAGCACCATCGTCTCCATGGGCTTCTCCCGGGACCAGGCCCTGAAAGCTCTTCGGGCCACG AACAATAGTTTAGAAAGGGCTGTGGACTGGATCTTCAGTCACATTGATGACCTGGATGCAGAAGCCGCCATGGACATCTCAGAGGGCCGCTCGGCTGCTGACTCCATCTCCGAGTCTGTGCCAGTGGGACCTAAAGTCCGGGATGGCCCTGGAA AGTATCAGCTCTTTGCCTTCATCAGCCACATGGGCACCTCCACCATGTGTGGTCACTATGTCTGCCACATCAAGAAGGAAGGCAG aTGGGTGATCTACAATGACCAGAAAGTGTGTGCCTCTGAGAAGCCGCCCAAGGACCTGGGCTACATCTATTTCTACCAGAGAGTGGCCAGCTAA